From Candidatus Vondammii sp. HM_W22, one genomic window encodes:
- a CDS encoding transposase, protein MFKVLVLQHLFNLSGDQAEFQIRERYSFCRFPGLSPEGKVPDAKTVWVYRERQKERGLVDKLFSELLIQIDAAGFSARKGQIVDAAIVPVPNTRGK, encoded by the coding sequence ATGTTCAAGGTGTTGGTCCTACAGCATTTGTTCAATCTGTCCGGTGATCAAGCAGAGTTCCAAATTCGGGAGCGCTATAGCTTTTGTCGTTTTCCTGGGCTGAGCCCGGAAGGTAAGGTACCCGATGCTAAAACAGTTTGGGTATATCGTGAGCGCCAGAAAGAACGGGGCCTTGTTGATAAACTCTTTTCAGAGCTATTGATCCAGATTGATGCAGCAGGCTTCAGTGCTCGCAAGGGACAGATTGTAGATGCTGCTATCGTTCCAGTACCCAACACGAGAGGAAAATAG